The following proteins come from a genomic window of Populus alba chromosome 12, ASM523922v2, whole genome shotgun sequence:
- the LOC118044672 gene encoding taxoid 7-beta-hydroxylase-like, protein MEAVFGLDKLFSATVTSFATLTTLVAVIWTFRFSLTQRKKLPPWKLGLPFTGESLSFFRAHKHSNIGKWIEERTIKVWTSIQDITHGMHNNRFIFSGRDNGIAAKLATSALAILGKNSTFDLHGSPHKLVRSAIMSS, encoded by the exons ATGGAAGCAGTATTTGGCCTAGATAAGCTCTTTTCTGCAACTGTTACTAGTTTTGCCACCCTGACAACCCTTGTGGCGGTGATATGGACCTTTAGATTCTCACTAACACAGAGGAAGAAGCTTCCTCCATGGAAATTAGGACTTCCTTTCACTGGAGAGTCATTAAGCTTCTTTCGAGCCCACAAGCACAGCAACATTGGTAAATGGATTGAAGAGCGTACTATCAAAGTATGGACCAGTATTCAAGACATCACTCATGG CATGCACAACAATAGGTTCATTTTTAGCGGACGAGATAATGGGATTGCTGCCAAGCTAGCAACTTCTGCATTGGCCATACTAGGAAAGAACAGCACCTTTGATCTTCATGGATCTCCACATAAGCTTGTTAGAAGTGCTATAATGAGCTCTTAA
- the LOC118044687 gene encoding polyadenylate-binding protein 2-like: MDHLHDHEEDEHEHEHEVYGGEIPDEGEMDADVDMSSRAEEDEYQDPNSKDLEDMKKRLKEIEEEAGALREMQAKVEKEMGAVQDSPGASATQAEKEEVDSRSIYVGNVDYSCTPEEVQQHFQSCGTVNRVTILTDKFGQPKGFAYVEFVEVDAIQNALLLNESELHGRQLKVSAKRTNVPGMKQFRGRRPSPYGFRSRRPFMAAPFYPAYGYGRVPRFRRPMRYRPY; encoded by the exons atggATCACCTTCACGATCACGAAGAGGACGAGCACGAGCACGAGCACGAGGTCTACGGAGGAGAAATCCCCGATGAAGGAGAGATGGATGCCGATGTTGACATGTCGTCTAGAGCTGAAGAAGATGAATACCAGGACCCTAACTCCAAG gatttagAGGATATGAAGAAAAGATTGAAAGAGATCGAAGAAGAAGCCGGTGCACTACGCGAAATGCAGGCTAAGGTTGAGAAGGAGATGGGAGCTGTTCAAG ATTCTCCTGGTGCTTCTGCTACTCAAGCTGAAAAGGAGGAGGTGGATTCCCGATCCATTTATGTTGGTAAT GTGGATTATTCTTGTACCCCTGAAGAAGTGCAGCAGCATTTTCAGTCCTGTGGAACTGTGAATAGAGTGACTATTTTGACCGACAAGTTTGGTCAACCAAAGGGATTTGCTTATGTTGAGTTTGTAGAGGTTGATGCTATTCAGAATGCTCTCTTATTAAATGAATCAGAACTTCACGGCCGCCagttaaag GTCTCTGCGAAGCGAACCAATGTTCCTGGAATGAAGCAATTTCGAGGAAGGCGCCCAAGCCCTTATGGGTTCAGGTCCCGGAGGCCATTCATGGCAGCTCCCTTCTATCCTGCATACGGTTATGG AAGGGTTCCGAGGTTCAGGAGACCTATGCGATACAGGCCATACTAG
- the LOC118044899 gene encoding mediator of RNA polymerase II transcription subunit 31-like isoform X2 — protein sequence MELEFVQCLANPTYIHYLAQNRYFEDEAFIGYLKYLQYWQRPEYPHCLYFLELLQNANFRNAMAHPGNKELAHRQQFFFWKNYRNNRLKHILPRPLPEPVTAPPAPAQPPVQPAPPVSAATLGMSAAPGAVPSPMPYGMPPGSAFGKIDIRSSGSDRRKRKKEV from the exons ATGGAATTGGAGTTTGTTCAATGTCTTGCTAACCCCACTTACATCCATT ATTTGGCTCAGAATCGTTATTTTGAAGATGAAGCATTTATTGGCTATTTAAAGTACCTACAGTACTGGCAACGTCCAGA GTATCCTCATTGCTTATATTTTCTTGAACTTCTCCAAAATGCAAACTTCCGCAATGCAATGGCACATCCTGGCAACAAG GAGTTGGCACATAGACAGCAATTCTTTTTCTGGAAGAACTATAGAAACAACCGGTTGAAGCATATTTTACCCAGACCTCTCCCTGAACCTGTCACTGCACCCCCTGCTCCAGCTCAACCTCCTGTTCAACCTGCACCACCTGTGTCTGCTGCAACTCTTGGCATGTCGGCTGCTCCTGGTGCAGTCCCCTCTCCCATGCCTTATGGCATGCCTCCTGGTTCTGCTTTTGGAAAAATCGATATCAGGAGCAGTGGAAGTGATAGAAGAAAGAGGAA GAAAGAAGTTTAA
- the LOC118044899 gene encoding mediator of RNA polymerase II transcription subunit 31-like isoform X1: MELEFVQCLANPTYIHYLAQNRYFEDEAFIGYLKYLQYWQRPEYVKFIMYPHCLYFLELLQNANFRNAMAHPGNKELAHRQQFFFWKNYRNNRLKHILPRPLPEPVTAPPAPAQPPVQPAPPVSAATLGMSAAPGAVPSPMPYGMPPGSAFGKIDIRSSGSDRRKRKKEV; encoded by the exons ATGGAATTGGAGTTTGTTCAATGTCTTGCTAACCCCACTTACATCCATT ATTTGGCTCAGAATCGTTATTTTGAAGATGAAGCATTTATTGGCTATTTAAAGTACCTACAGTACTGGCAACGTCCAGAGTACGTGAAATTTATAAT GTATCCTCATTGCTTATATTTTCTTGAACTTCTCCAAAATGCAAACTTCCGCAATGCAATGGCACATCCTGGCAACAAG GAGTTGGCACATAGACAGCAATTCTTTTTCTGGAAGAACTATAGAAACAACCGGTTGAAGCATATTTTACCCAGACCTCTCCCTGAACCTGTCACTGCACCCCCTGCTCCAGCTCAACCTCCTGTTCAACCTGCACCACCTGTGTCTGCTGCAACTCTTGGCATGTCGGCTGCTCCTGGTGCAGTCCCCTCTCCCATGCCTTATGGCATGCCTCCTGGTTCTGCTTTTGGAAAAATCGATATCAGGAGCAGTGGAAGTGATAGAAGAAAGAGGAA GAAAGAAGTTTAA
- the LOC118042696 gene encoding 11-beta-hydroxysteroid dehydrogenase A, producing the protein MDLIHKVMNIVLPPITLTLILLFLPSFLVFKFISCIKRYITSERVAGKVVLITVASSGIGEYLAYEYARRGACLALAARREERLRAVADKARMLGSPDVIVISTDISKVEDCERFITKAVNHFGRLDHLVNNAGIIQIDMFEHCKEIADCAVLMNTNFWGSVYVTRFAIPHLRKSKGRIVGISSIAGWCSVPKMSFYCASKAAITSFYETLAAEFGPDIGITIVTPGVVESEMSQGDFVSKSTERCAKAIVNSACRGDRYLVEPSWTRMSFLLKVLCPEVMEWHLHWVLAARTSKKSN; encoded by the exons ATGGATTTGATTCACAAGGTCATGAACATTGTACTTCCTCCTATAACATTGACACTGATACTTCTCTTCTTGCCGTCGTTTCttgttttcaagtttataagttgcattaaaagatatataacTAGTGAAAGGGTGGCCGGAAAAGTAGTTCTAATCACTGTGGCATCTTCAGGCATTGGCGAG TATCTTGCATATGAGTATGCTAGGAGAGGAGCATGTTTAGCCCTTGCTGCCAGAAGAGAGGAGCGTCTTCGAGCAGTCGCAGATAAAGCGCGGATGCTGGGATCACCGGATGTTATAGTCATCTCTACTGACATTTCAAAGGTTGAAGACTGCGAGCGGTTTATTACCAAGGCAGTGAATCATTTTGGCCGAT TGGATCATCTGGTGAACAATGCTGGTATTATTCAAATTGACATGTTTGAGCATTGCAAGGAAATCGCAGATTGTGCAGTACTTATG AATACAAATTTCTGGGGTTCTGTATATGTCACCCGTTTCGCTATTCCACACCTAAGAAAAAGTAAAGGGAGGATCGTGGGGATTTCTTCAATTGCTGGATGGTGCTCAGTACCTAAGATGAGCTTCTACTGT GCAAGCAAGGCAGCCATTACAAGTTTTTATGAGACACTGGCTGCTGAATTTGGTCCGGATATTGGAATAACAATAGTCACTCCTGGTGTAGTTGAGTCAGAAATGAGCCAAGGTGATTTTGTATCAAAG TCAACTGAAAGGTGTGCGAAAGCAATCGTAAACAGTGCTTGCCGAGGAGACAGATACTTGGTAGAGCCGTCTTGGACAAGGATGTCGTTTCTGCTGAAGGTCCTTTGTCCTGAAGTGATGGAGTGGCACTTGCACTGGGTATTGGCAGCCAGGACTTCAAAGAAAAGTAACTAG